Proteins encoded together in one Microbacterium oxydans window:
- a CDS encoding class II 3-deoxy-7-phosphoheptulonate synthase — translation MLPHHIEALDAWRSLPIKQQPQWPDADRVADVSRQIATLPPLVFAGEVDNLRDRLARAASGQAFLLQGGDCAETFAGATAEQIRNRIKTVLQMAVVLTYGASMPIVKMGRMAGQFAKPRSSDSETRGDVTLPAYRGDIVNGYDFTEGSRTADPGRLLQGYHTAASTLNLIRAFTQGGFADLREVHSWNKGFAQNPANQRYERMAAEIDRAIKFMEAAGADFDELKRVEFFTGHEGLLMDYERPMTRIDSRTDTPYNTSAHFLWIGERTRELDGAHVDYFSKIRNPIGVKLGPTTSPETALQLIDKLDPEREPGRLTFITRMGAGKIRDALPPLLEAVRDSGAQPLWVTDPMHGNGITTPTGYKTRRFDDVVDEVRGFFEAHRAVGTFPGGIHVELTGDDVTECLGGSEQIDEAALATRYESLCDPRLNHMQSLELAFLVAEELEKR, via the coding sequence ATGCTCCCGCACCACATCGAAGCCCTTGATGCATGGCGTTCGCTTCCCATCAAGCAGCAGCCGCAGTGGCCCGACGCGGACCGCGTCGCCGACGTCTCCCGTCAGATCGCGACCCTTCCGCCCCTCGTCTTCGCCGGTGAGGTCGACAACCTCCGTGACCGTCTCGCCCGTGCGGCCTCGGGGCAGGCTTTCCTGCTCCAGGGCGGGGACTGCGCCGAGACCTTCGCCGGGGCGACCGCCGAGCAGATCCGCAACCGCATCAAGACGGTGCTGCAGATGGCCGTCGTGCTGACCTATGGCGCCTCGATGCCCATCGTGAAGATGGGCCGCATGGCCGGTCAGTTCGCGAAGCCGCGCTCGAGCGACAGCGAGACCCGCGGCGACGTCACGCTGCCGGCGTACCGCGGCGACATCGTCAACGGCTACGACTTCACCGAGGGCTCGCGCACCGCCGACCCCGGTCGTCTGCTCCAGGGCTACCACACGGCGGCATCGACGCTGAACCTCATCCGCGCGTTCACGCAGGGGGGATTCGCCGACCTCCGCGAGGTGCACTCGTGGAACAAGGGCTTCGCGCAGAACCCGGCCAACCAGCGCTACGAGCGCATGGCCGCGGAGATCGACCGCGCGATCAAGTTCATGGAGGCCGCCGGCGCCGACTTCGACGAGCTCAAGCGCGTCGAGTTCTTCACGGGCCACGAGGGTCTGCTGATGGACTACGAGCGTCCGATGACGCGCATCGACTCGCGCACGGACACGCCGTACAACACCTCGGCGCACTTCCTGTGGATCGGGGAGCGCACGCGCGAGCTCGACGGCGCGCACGTCGACTACTTCTCCAAGATCCGCAACCCCATCGGGGTGAAGCTCGGACCCACGACGTCGCCCGAGACCGCGCTGCAGCTGATCGACAAGCTCGACCCCGAGCGCGAGCCCGGCCGTCTGACCTTCATCACGCGCATGGGTGCGGGCAAGATCCGCGACGCTCTGCCGCCGCTGCTCGAGGCCGTCCGTGACTCGGGCGCGCAGCCGCTGTGGGTCACCGACCCGATGCACGGCAACGGCATCACGACACCGACCGGCTACAAGACGCGTCGCTTCGACGACGTGGTCGACGAGGTGCGCGGCTTCTTCGAGGCGCACCGTGCGGTCGGCACCTTCCCCGGCGGCATCCACGTCGAGCTCACCGGCGACGACGTGACCGAGTGCCTCGGCGGGTCCGAGCAGATCGACGAGGCCGCACTGGCCACGCGGTACGAGAGCCTGTGCGACCCGCGTCTGAACCACATGCAGTCGCTCGAGCTGGCGTTCCTCGTGGCTGAGGAGCTCGAGAAGCGCTGA
- a CDS encoding lysophospholipid acyltransferase family protein — protein MFYWLMKYVVIGPVVKAVFRPWIVGRKNVPASGAAILASNHLSFADSIFLPLVIDRPMSFLAKSDYFTGRGLKGWATKFFMKATGQIPIDRSGGKASEASLNTGLQVLGGGDLLGIYPEGTRSPDGTLYRGRTGIARMALEAKVPVVPVIMVDTDTAMPIGRRLPRIVRVGIVIGEPLDFSRYAGMENDRYILRSVTDEIMVALQRLGEQRYEDVYASTVKDRLPTRVT, from the coding sequence ATGTTCTACTGGCTGATGAAGTACGTGGTGATCGGCCCCGTGGTCAAGGCGGTGTTCCGTCCGTGGATCGTGGGCCGGAAGAACGTGCCCGCGAGCGGCGCCGCGATCCTCGCGAGCAACCACCTCTCGTTCGCCGACTCCATCTTCCTTCCCCTGGTGATCGATCGCCCGATGTCCTTCCTGGCGAAGAGCGACTACTTCACCGGTCGCGGTCTGAAGGGCTGGGCCACGAAGTTCTTCATGAAGGCCACGGGCCAGATCCCGATCGACCGGTCGGGCGGCAAGGCCTCGGAGGCGTCGCTGAACACGGGGCTGCAGGTGCTCGGCGGCGGAGACCTGCTCGGCATCTACCCCGAGGGCACGCGGAGCCCCGACGGCACGCTGTACCGAGGGCGCACCGGCATCGCCCGGATGGCCCTGGAGGCGAAGGTCCCGGTGGTTCCCGTGATCATGGTCGACACCGACACGGCGATGCCGATCGGCCGGCGACTGCCGCGGATCGTGCGGGTCGGGATCGTGATCGGAGAGCCCCTCGACTTCTCCCGCTACGCCGGCATGGAGAACGACCGCTACATCCTGCGCTCGGTCACCGACGAGATCATGGTGGCCCTGCAGCGACTGGGGGAGCAGAGGTACGAGGACGTCTACGCGTCGACGGTCAAGGACCGGCTCCCCACCCGCGTCACATAG
- a CDS encoding AMP-dependent synthetase/ligase: MVQFEVPAIVPADPDANVADLLVKRVEATPDRALFSVPEGDGWRDISAADFQTAVVALAKGFAAAGIQPGEKVGFLARTTYEWTLVDFALFYAGIVMVPIYETSSPSQIQWILEDSGAIALIVESPEHFARVDEVRGDLPLIREVWQLHLGAIDTLTAQGASVEDAEIERRRNLAVGSDIATLIYTSGSTGRPKGCVLTHSNFVELSRNSAKALDEVVQTPGASTLLFITTAHVFARFISILDVHAGVRTGHQPDTRQLLPALGSFKPTFLLAVPRVFEKVYNSAEQKAEAGGKGKIFRAAADVAIEHSKLVEQGTKIPFGMKLKFALFNKLVYGKLREAMGGNVVYAVSGSAPLGSRLGHFFHSLGVVILEGYGLTETTAPATVNLADKSKIGTVGPALPGVGVRLADDGEIEVRGINVFKEYWNNPEATAEAFSEGGWFHTGDIGSFDSEGFLTITGRKKEIIVTAGGKNVAPAALEDPIRANPIIGQVVVVGDQRPFISALVTLDPEMLPTWLANNGLDAKMALAEASTNEAVRAEVQRAVDGANARVSRAESIRKFTILDSEWTEASGHLTPKLSIKRNVIMNDFADEISAIYDEPVATTNVPIGG; the protein is encoded by the coding sequence GTGGTCCAGTTTGAAGTCCCCGCGATCGTCCCAGCCGACCCCGACGCGAACGTCGCCGACCTCCTGGTGAAGCGGGTCGAAGCCACCCCCGACCGTGCGCTCTTCTCCGTGCCGGAGGGAGACGGGTGGCGCGACATCTCCGCCGCCGACTTCCAGACCGCCGTGGTCGCGCTCGCGAAGGGCTTCGCCGCCGCGGGCATCCAGCCCGGCGAGAAGGTCGGCTTCCTCGCGCGCACCACGTACGAGTGGACGCTCGTCGACTTCGCCCTCTTCTACGCCGGCATCGTGATGGTGCCCATCTACGAGACCAGCTCGCCCTCGCAGATCCAGTGGATCCTCGAGGACTCCGGCGCGATCGCCCTGATCGTGGAATCCCCCGAGCACTTCGCCCGCGTCGACGAGGTCCGCGGCGATCTGCCCCTGATCCGCGAGGTATGGCAGCTGCACCTCGGCGCCATCGACACCCTCACCGCGCAGGGCGCATCCGTCGAGGACGCCGAGATCGAGCGCCGCCGCAACCTCGCCGTCGGCTCCGACATCGCGACGCTCATCTACACGTCCGGCTCCACGGGCCGCCCGAAGGGGTGCGTGCTCACCCACAGCAACTTCGTCGAGCTTTCCCGCAACTCCGCCAAGGCCCTCGACGAGGTCGTGCAGACGCCCGGCGCCTCCACGCTGCTCTTCATCACCACGGCGCACGTGTTCGCCCGCTTCATCTCGATCCTCGACGTGCACGCCGGCGTCCGCACCGGTCACCAGCCCGACACGCGTCAGCTCCTCCCGGCTCTCGGCTCCTTCAAGCCGACCTTCCTCCTCGCGGTCCCCCGCGTGTTCGAGAAGGTCTACAACTCCGCCGAGCAGAAGGCGGAAGCCGGCGGCAAGGGCAAGATCTTCCGCGCCGCGGCCGATGTCGCCATCGAGCACTCGAAGCTGGTCGAACAGGGCACGAAGATCCCGTTCGGCATGAAGCTCAAGTTCGCGCTGTTCAACAAGCTCGTCTACGGCAAGCTCCGCGAGGCCATGGGCGGCAACGTCGTCTACGCCGTCTCCGGCTCCGCACCGCTGGGCTCTCGACTGGGCCACTTCTTCCACAGCCTCGGCGTGGTCATCCTCGAGGGCTACGGCCTCACCGAGACGACCGCTCCCGCCACGGTGAACCTCGCGGACAAGTCGAAGATCGGCACGGTCGGTCCGGCACTCCCCGGCGTCGGCGTCCGTCTGGCGGATGACGGCGAGATCGAGGTCCGCGGCATCAACGTGTTCAAGGAGTACTGGAACAACCCCGAGGCGACGGCCGAGGCCTTCAGCGAAGGCGGCTGGTTCCACACCGGCGACATCGGCAGCTTCGACTCCGAGGGCTTCCTGACGATCACCGGCCGCAAGAAGGAGATCATCGTGACGGCCGGCGGTAAGAACGTCGCTCCCGCCGCGCTCGAGGACCCGATCCGCGCGAACCCGATCATCGGTCAGGTCGTCGTGGTGGGCGACCAGCGTCCGTTCATCTCGGCCCTCGTGACGCTCGACCCCGAGATGCTCCCGACCTGGCTCGCGAACAACGGCCTCGACGCCAAGATGGCTCTCGCGGAGGCCTCCACGAACGAGGCCGTCCGCGCCGAGGTGCAGCGGGCGGTGGACGGCGCGAACGCCCGGGTGTCTCGCGCCGAGTCGATCCGCAAGTTCACGATCCTCGACTCCGAGTGGACGGAGGCGTCCGGTCACCTGACACCGAAGCTCTCCATCAAGCGCAACGTCATCATGAACGACTTCGCCGACGAGATCTCCGCGATCTACGACGAGCCGGTCGCCACGACGAACGTCCCGATCGGCGGCTGA
- the def gene encoding peptide deformylase, with the protein MAVREIRIFGDPVLRTVCAPIEEIDDGVRALVADLVDTVELPGRAGVAAPQIGVALRAFSYNINGDIGYVLNPVLTEVRGEPVPTGEGCLSVPGLWHDAQRYPWARVEGIDLDGAPVVLEGEGLLAQALQHETDHLDGKLFLTRLDPETRKIAMREVRESSWF; encoded by the coding sequence ATGGCAGTGCGTGAGATCCGCATCTTCGGCGACCCCGTCCTGCGCACCGTGTGCGCACCGATCGAGGAGATCGACGACGGGGTGCGCGCGCTGGTCGCCGACCTCGTGGACACGGTCGAGCTGCCCGGTCGTGCGGGCGTCGCCGCACCGCAGATCGGTGTGGCCCTGCGCGCGTTCAGCTACAACATCAACGGCGATATCGGCTACGTGCTCAATCCCGTGCTCACCGAGGTGCGCGGCGAGCCGGTGCCGACGGGGGAGGGCTGCCTCTCGGTGCCCGGCCTGTGGCACGACGCGCAGCGGTATCCGTGGGCCCGGGTCGAGGGCATCGACCTCGACGGCGCACCCGTGGTCCTCGAGGGCGAAGGCCTGCTCGCCCAGGCGCTGCAGCACGAGACCGATCACCTCGACGGCAAGCTCTTCCTGACCCGGTTGGACCCGGAGACGCGCAAGATCGCGATGCGCGAGGTGCGCGAGAGCTCCTGGTTCTGA
- a CDS encoding MinD/ParA family ATP-binding protein translates to MTPKNTTDPEENPLGVLDEAASLDTAGIGILGGTAQVSVTLPKDEDDDLADDGVVEGEVIGDLVVDPPVVVEKAKSASKAKPLPTGAPTGAPTGGPIGEASVTDSAAAKTSAPTPVDTAKPKPTAVEAPVIDEPVEQSVEQKPVIEEPVDEEPVDEEPVIDATVIDDELTLVVPPLVRPRAEKVVDAVVIDEPVAVADPRPDTEPEQQDEEAAVAARFLARATADVEKAPAASAASVRRPVEKESRSVSIPEEKPVVPQPARATARTDVTLTSKRLDDLGESSRESADLLTADRLLDPHRVAKPEPEGAWSHFLYAVSGRRINIGDGRRARERKALSARIAAPLAGGARFVPVLSRKGGVGKTTITALLGMALADAREDRVIAVDANPDRGTLAERIVRPHHNKSVRDLVRIHDDVKGYHDISAIVARDATRLDVLASDADPRIAEAFSDSDYRDVAGVAAHYYSLVLTDTGTGIVHSVMSATLDLADQIVIVSGLSVDEARLASETLTWLETNGYADQAREAIVVLNQSTPGTPLVRLNELQAHFATRARSVVRVPYDPQIAGGGTIVFANLLPETRIAARELAALLVEGLRARAA, encoded by the coding sequence GTGACACCGAAGAACACCACTGACCCCGAGGAGAACCCGCTGGGGGTGCTCGACGAAGCCGCGTCTCTCGACACGGCCGGCATCGGCATCCTCGGCGGAACCGCCCAGGTCAGCGTGACCCTGCCCAAGGACGAGGACGACGACCTCGCCGACGACGGGGTGGTGGAGGGTGAGGTCATCGGCGATCTCGTCGTCGACCCACCCGTCGTCGTCGAGAAGGCGAAGTCCGCATCGAAGGCGAAGCCGCTGCCGACCGGTGCGCCGACCGGTGCGCCGACCGGTGGGCCGATCGGCGAGGCATCGGTGACGGACTCGGCGGCTGCGAAGACGTCGGCCCCGACGCCGGTCGACACCGCGAAGCCGAAGCCGACCGCGGTCGAAGCACCCGTGATCGACGAGCCGGTCGAGCAGTCGGTCGAGCAGAAGCCCGTCATCGAGGAGCCGGTCGACGAGGAGCCGGTCGACGAGGAGCCGGTGATCGACGCGACGGTGATCGACGACGAGCTCACGCTCGTCGTGCCGCCGCTCGTCCGACCGCGCGCAGAGAAGGTCGTCGACGCGGTGGTCATCGACGAGCCGGTCGCGGTCGCCGACCCCCGTCCGGACACGGAGCCGGAGCAGCAGGATGAGGAGGCTGCCGTCGCGGCGCGTTTCCTCGCCCGCGCGACGGCCGACGTCGAGAAGGCGCCGGCCGCGTCCGCCGCCTCGGTGCGCAGACCCGTCGAGAAGGAGAGCAGATCCGTGTCCATTCCCGAGGAGAAGCCCGTCGTTCCCCAGCCGGCCCGCGCCACGGCGCGGACGGACGTGACGCTGACCTCGAAGCGGCTGGATGATCTGGGCGAGTCTTCGCGCGAGTCCGCCGATCTCCTCACTGCCGACCGACTGCTCGACCCGCACCGGGTCGCCAAGCCGGAGCCCGAGGGTGCGTGGAGTCACTTCCTCTACGCCGTCTCCGGGCGGCGCATCAACATCGGCGACGGTCGGCGTGCGCGCGAGCGCAAGGCCCTGTCGGCGAGGATCGCGGCTCCGCTCGCGGGGGGAGCGCGGTTCGTTCCCGTCCTCTCGCGCAAGGGCGGCGTGGGGAAGACGACGATCACGGCTCTGCTCGGCATGGCTCTCGCGGACGCCCGCGAGGATCGGGTGATCGCTGTGGACGCCAACCCCGATCGGGGCACGCTCGCCGAGCGCATCGTGCGCCCGCACCACAACAAGTCGGTGCGCGACCTGGTCCGCATCCACGACGACGTCAAGGGCTACCACGACATCTCCGCCATCGTCGCGCGGGACGCGACCCGGCTCGACGTCCTCGCCTCCGACGCGGATCCGCGCATCGCCGAGGCTTTCAGCGACAGCGACTACCGGGACGTCGCCGGTGTGGCCGCGCATTACTACTCTCTCGTCCTGACCGACACCGGGACCGGGATCGTCCACTCGGTGATGTCGGCGACCCTCGATCTGGCCGACCAGATCGTCATCGTCTCCGGCCTCAGCGTCGACGAGGCCCGGCTGGCGTCCGAGACGCTCACCTGGCTCGAGACGAACGGCTATGCAGACCAGGCGCGAGAGGCGATCGTCGTGCTCAACCAGTCCACGCCCGGCACACCGCTGGTGCGCCTGAACGAACTGCAGGCGCATTTCGCGACGCGCGCGCGGAGCGTGGTCCGTGTCCCGTACGACCCGCAGATCGCGGGCGGCGGGACGATCGTCTTCGCGAATCTGCTCCCGGAGACCCGGATCGCCGCGCGTGAGCTGGCGGCGCTCCTGGTCGAGGGACTGCGGGCCAGGGCCGCCTGA
- a CDS encoding pyruvate carboxylase — protein sequence MFQKILVANRGEIAIRAFRAAVEVGARTVAVFPHEDRGSVHRLKADEAYEIGERGHPVRAYLNVDEIIRVALESGADAIYPGYGFLSENPELAEKAAANGIVFIGPPSNVLEMAGNKVEAKRHAIEAGVPVLRSTEASDDVDVLVAQAEEIGFPLFAKAVAGGGGRGMRRVETPGDLAPALAEAMREAASAFGDARMFLEQAVVRPRHIEVQILADKTGETVHLFERDCSVQRRHQKVVEIAPAPNLDDSVRTALHGYAVAFARSIGYENAGTVEFLLETAGERTGEVVFIEMNPRIQVEHTVTEEVTDVDLVQSQMRIASGQSLADLGLQQENLHLRGAALQCRITTEDPTQGFRPDTGKITTYRSPGGAGIRLDGGTVHQGAQISPHFDSMLAKLTCRGRDFPAAVARARRALAEFRIRGVSTNIPFLQALLEDDAFIAGDVSTSFIDERPELLRGRVSKDRGTKFLNWLVDVTVNKPHGAHPGVIDPAAKLPTVDLSTDPAPGSRQRLLELGPEGFARSLREQTALAITDTTFRDAHQSLLATRVRTKDLVAAAPYIARLTPDLLSVEAWGGATYDVALRFLGEDPWERLDKLRAALPNVAIQMLLRGRNTVGYTPYPTAVTEAFVAEAAASGVDIFRIFDALNDVEQMRPAIEAVRKTGTAVAEVALCYTGDLLDPAEDLYTLDYYLHLADQIVEAGAHIIAIKDMAGLLRPAAAAKLVAALRERFDLPVHLHTHDTPGGQLATLLAASAVGVDAVDAASAPLSGTTSQPSLSSLVAALAHTERDSGISLDGVSDLEPYWEAVRRQYAPFESGLPGPTGRVYHHEIPGGQLSNLRQQAKALGLADDFELIEDMYAAADRILGRVPKVTPSSKVVGDLALHLAAVKADPADFEANPEKYDVPDSVVGFMAGELGDLPGGWPEPFRTKVLAGRTVRAGLTEITAEDEAALAGTSAERRTRLNTLLFPGPTAEFAQRRELYGDLSVLDTGDYLYGLVPGQEHLIEIDRGVQLYVGLEAIGEADDKGMRTVMTTLNGQLRPVFVRDRSIAVDVHEVEKADTSVPGQVAAPFSGVVTLKAEVGAAVRAGEPVASIEAMKMEAAITAPVDGVVERHAIAETQQVDAGDLLVVIRPAH from the coding sequence ATGTTCCAGAAGATCCTTGTGGCGAACCGCGGCGAGATCGCGATCCGTGCCTTCCGTGCGGCAGTCGAGGTGGGAGCGCGCACCGTCGCGGTCTTCCCCCATGAAGACCGCGGATCCGTGCATCGGCTGAAGGCCGACGAGGCGTACGAGATCGGTGAGCGCGGGCATCCCGTGCGCGCCTACCTGAACGTCGACGAGATCATCCGCGTGGCGCTCGAGTCCGGGGCGGATGCGATCTACCCGGGGTACGGCTTCCTCTCGGAGAACCCCGAGCTCGCGGAGAAGGCCGCCGCGAACGGCATCGTCTTCATCGGACCGCCCTCGAACGTGCTCGAGATGGCGGGGAACAAGGTCGAGGCGAAGCGTCACGCGATCGAGGCCGGCGTGCCGGTCCTCCGCTCCACGGAGGCGTCCGACGACGTCGATGTGCTCGTGGCCCAGGCCGAGGAGATCGGCTTCCCGCTGTTCGCCAAGGCCGTCGCCGGCGGAGGCGGGCGCGGGATGCGTCGCGTCGAGACCCCCGGCGATCTCGCTCCCGCGCTGGCCGAGGCCATGCGCGAAGCCGCCAGCGCCTTCGGCGACGCGCGCATGTTCCTGGAGCAGGCGGTCGTCCGGCCCCGGCACATCGAGGTGCAGATCCTCGCGGACAAGACCGGTGAGACGGTGCACCTCTTCGAGCGCGACTGCTCGGTGCAGCGCCGGCATCAGAAGGTCGTCGAGATCGCGCCGGCGCCGAACCTCGACGACAGCGTGCGCACCGCGCTGCACGGGTACGCCGTGGCCTTCGCGCGCTCCATCGGCTACGAGAACGCCGGCACCGTCGAGTTCCTCCTGGAGACCGCGGGGGAGCGCACCGGCGAGGTCGTCTTCATCGAGATGAACCCGCGCATCCAGGTCGAGCACACCGTGACCGAAGAGGTCACCGACGTCGACCTGGTGCAGAGCCAGATGCGCATCGCCTCCGGTCAGTCCCTGGCCGACCTCGGTCTGCAGCAGGAGAACCTGCACCTGCGCGGCGCGGCCCTGCAGTGCCGGATCACGACGGAGGACCCGACGCAGGGCTTCCGCCCCGACACCGGGAAGATCACCACCTACCGCTCGCCCGGCGGCGCCGGCATCCGTCTCGACGGCGGCACGGTGCACCAGGGCGCGCAGATCAGCCCGCACTTCGACTCCATGCTGGCGAAGCTCACCTGCCGCGGACGTGACTTCCCCGCGGCCGTCGCCCGCGCGCGCCGTGCACTCGCGGAGTTCCGCATCCGCGGCGTCTCCACCAACATCCCCTTCCTCCAGGCCCTCCTCGAGGACGACGCCTTCATCGCGGGTGACGTGAGCACGTCGTTCATCGACGAGCGCCCCGAGCTGCTGCGCGGCCGCGTCTCGAAGGACCGCGGCACGAAGTTCCTGAACTGGCTGGTCGACGTCACGGTCAACAAGCCGCACGGCGCGCACCCCGGTGTCATCGACCCCGCCGCCAAGCTGCCGACCGTCGACCTGAGCACGGATCCGGCTCCCGGTTCCCGTCAGCGTCTCCTCGAGCTGGGACCGGAGGGCTTCGCGCGGAGTCTTCGCGAGCAGACGGCGCTGGCCATCACCGACACGACCTTCCGCGATGCGCACCAGTCCCTGCTGGCCACCCGCGTGCGCACGAAGGACCTCGTCGCCGCGGCTCCGTACATCGCGCGGCTCACCCCCGACCTGCTCTCGGTCGAGGCCTGGGGAGGGGCGACCTACGACGTCGCCCTGCGGTTCCTCGGCGAAGACCCCTGGGAGCGACTCGACAAACTGCGCGCCGCACTGCCCAACGTCGCGATCCAGATGCTCCTGCGCGGGCGCAACACGGTCGGCTACACCCCCTACCCGACGGCGGTGACCGAGGCGTTCGTCGCCGAGGCGGCCGCCAGCGGCGTCGACATCTTCCGCATCTTCGACGCGCTCAACGACGTGGAGCAGATGCGCCCCGCGATCGAGGCGGTCCGCAAGACCGGCACCGCCGTCGCCGAGGTCGCCCTCTGCTACACGGGAGATCTGCTGGACCCGGCGGAGGATCTCTACACCCTCGACTACTACCTGCACCTCGCGGATCAGATCGTCGAGGCCGGCGCGCACATCATCGCGATCAAGGACATGGCCGGGCTGCTGCGTCCCGCCGCGGCCGCCAAGCTGGTGGCGGCGCTGCGCGAGCGCTTCGATCTCCCGGTCCACCTGCACACGCACGACACCCCGGGTGGGCAGTTGGCGACGCTCCTCGCGGCCAGTGCGGTCGGCGTCGATGCGGTGGATGCCGCATCGGCTCCGCTCTCCGGGACCACGAGCCAGCCTTCCCTGTCGTCCCTCGTCGCGGCGCTCGCGCACACCGAGCGCGACAGCGGCATCTCGCTGGACGGCGTGTCCGACCTCGAGCCGTACTGGGAGGCGGTGCGTCGGCAGTACGCGCCGTTCGAGTCCGGACTCCCGGGACCCACGGGGCGGGTGTACCACCACGAGATCCCCGGCGGTCAGCTGTCGAACCTCCGCCAGCAGGCCAAGGCGCTCGGCCTCGCCGACGACTTCGAGCTCATCGAGGACATGTACGCCGCGGCCGACCGCATCCTCGGCCGGGTGCCGAAGGTGACGCCGTCGTCGAAGGTCGTCGGTGATCTCGCACTCCACCTCGCGGCGGTCAAGGCCGATCCGGCCGACTTCGAGGCCAACCCCGAGAAGTACGACGTGCCGGACTCGGTCGTCGGCTTCATGGCGGGGGAGCTGGGAGACCTTCCCGGTGGATGGCCGGAGCCCTTCCGGACCAAGGTGCTCGCCGGGCGGACGGTGCGCGCGGGCCTCACCGAGATCACCGCGGAGGACGAGGCGGCCCTCGCCGGCACCAGTGCCGAGCGTCGCACCCGACTCAACACCCTGCTCTTCCCCGGGCCCACCGCCGAGTTCGCGCAGCGTCGCGAGCTGTACGGCGACCTCTCCGTGCTCGACACCGGCGACTACCTGTACGGGTTGGTCCCCGGGCAGGAGCACCTGATCGAGATCGATCGCGGTGTGCAGCTCTACGTCGGCCTCGAAGCCATCGGCGAAGCGGATGACAAGGGCATGCGCACCGTGATGACGACCCTCAACGGGCAGCTCCGACCGGTGTTCGTGCGCGACCGCTCGATCGCCGTCGACGTGCATGAGGTCGAGAAGGCCGACACCTCGGTGCCCGGTCAGGTCGCCGCTCCGTTCTCGGGCGTCGTCACCCTGAAGGCCGAGGTCGGGGCCGCCGTCCGGGCCGGAGAGCCGGTCGCATCGATCGAGGCCATGAAGATGGAAGCGGCCATCACCGCACCCGTCGACGGCGTCGTCGAACGTCACGCGATCGCCGAGACCCAGCAGGTGGACGCGGGAGATCTTTTGGTCGTGATCCGTCCGGCGCACTAA
- a CDS encoding ParA family protein, producing MHVLSVSSLKGGVGKTTVTLGLASAAFARGVRTLVVDLDPQSDVSTGMDIQVAGRLNIADVLANPKEKVVRQAITSSGWAKVHPGTIDVLIGSPSAINFDGPHPSVRDVWKLEEALASVEADYDLVLVDCAPSLNALTRTAWAASDRVMVVTEPGLFSVAAADRALRAIEEIRRGLSPRLQPLGIVVNRVRPQSIEHQFRIKELRDMFGPLVLSPQLPERTSLQQAQGAAKPLHIWPGDSAQELAADFDQLLDRIIRTGRIAVPESGPQS from the coding sequence GTGCACGTACTCAGCGTCAGCTCTCTCAAGGGGGGCGTCGGCAAGACGACCGTGACACTCGGGCTGGCCTCAGCGGCTTTCGCCCGAGGAGTCCGGACTCTCGTCGTCGACCTCGACCCGCAGTCCGACGTCTCCACCGGGATGGACATCCAGGTGGCCGGACGACTCAACATCGCCGACGTCCTGGCGAACCCGAAGGAGAAGGTCGTCCGTCAGGCGATCACCTCCAGCGGCTGGGCGAAGGTGCACCCCGGGACCATCGATGTCCTCATCGGCAGCCCCTCGGCCATCAACTTCGACGGCCCGCACCCGAGCGTCCGCGACGTGTGGAAGCTCGAGGAGGCACTCGCGTCCGTCGAGGCCGACTACGACCTCGTGCTGGTCGACTGCGCGCCGTCGCTGAACGCGCTGACCCGCACGGCATGGGCGGCGAGCGACCGCGTCATGGTCGTCACCGAGCCGGGCCTCTTCTCCGTGGCCGCCGCCGACCGCGCCCTCCGCGCGATCGAGGAGATCCGCCGCGGGCTCTCGCCGCGACTGCAGCCGCTCGGCATCGTCGTGAACCGCGTGCGCCCGCAGTCCATCGAGCACCAGTTCCGCATCAAGGAGCTGCGCGACATGTTCGGCCCCCTCGTCCTCTCCCCGCAGCTGCCCGAGCGCACCTCGCTGCAGCAGGCTCAGGGCGCGGCCAAGCCGCTGCACATCTGGCCCGGCGACTCCGCTCAGGAGCTCGCGGCCGACTTCGACCAGCTGCTCGACCGGATCATCCGCACCGGGCGCATCGCCGTTCCGGAGAGCGGCCCGCAGAGCTGA
- a CDS encoding MerR family transcriptional regulator produces MNADELTGDPRFVPELLFTDGLPAMDDEVGYRGAVAARAAGITYRQLDYWARTELVEPTVRGASGSGSQRLYGFRDILVLKLVKSLLDTGISLQQIRTAVEELRRAGIRDLAGTTLMSDGASVYLCTSNDEVIDLVSRGQGVFGIAVGKVLREVESTLVAFDATAPDPVDELSARRAQRSA; encoded by the coding sequence ATGAATGCGGATGAGCTCACAGGCGACCCGCGGTTCGTACCCGAACTCCTCTTCACGGACGGTCTCCCGGCCATGGATGACGAGGTCGGCTACCGCGGCGCGGTCGCCGCTCGGGCCGCCGGCATCACCTACCGTCAGCTGGACTACTGGGCACGCACCGAGCTGGTGGAGCCCACGGTCCGCGGCGCCAGTGGCTCCGGGTCGCAGCGCCTCTACGGCTTCCGCGACATCCTCGTCCTCAAGCTCGTCAAGAGCCTGCTCGACACCGGGATCTCGCTGCAGCAGATCCGCACGGCGGTCGAGGAGCTGCGTCGCGCCGGCATCCGCGATCTCGCGGGCACCACGCTGATGAGCGACGGAGCCTCGGTCTACCTCTGCACCTCGAACGACGAGGTCATCGACCTCGTCAGCCGCGGCCAGGGCGTGTTCGGCATCGCCGTCGGCAAGGTCCTCCGCGAGGTCGAGTCGACGCTGGTCGCCTTCGACGCGACCGCCCCCGACCCCGTGGACGAGCTCTCCGCCCGCCGGGCCCAGCGCTCCGCCTGA